One [Clostridium] saccharolyticum WM1 DNA segment encodes these proteins:
- a CDS encoding DUF4118 domain-containing protein, whose translation MMAERNWMEHRSYVLTVIFFIAAATGICWLFRLLHFPETNLVVVYILSVLLTARFTKGYIYGIAATVIAICTFNYFFTEPYYTLSVNDPTYFVTFGIMTVTSIITSALTTKVKQNALEAREKEAEASALYQLTSHLTDAADISDIAAITIKTISDILNCRAACLCFDESGQPEQCFIQQKNAKEQTRRNVADKEVLRHRMENLKTAYYAGEEFYDWPIYGREAILGILRIPNEAAERMSDAQLRLLRSMMESTALAMDRFRSAQERILSKEEIAQERYRSNLLRAISHDLRTPLSGIMGTSEMLMGMTDQEDGRYALAEDIYKDADWLHSLVENILGLTRLQDSRLVLNKQMEAVEEVISVAVMAIGKRAPEREIAVHIPDSVMLVPMDAKLIDQVLVNLLDNAVKHTPPEGEISVTVIENKEEEAAVFTVADRGMGIAPVDLSHVFQMFYTTHEKGADSQRGVGLGLAICESIVKAHGGTISAQNRRGGGAEFTFTLPLEVEKNDK comes from the coding sequence ATGATGGCAGAAAGGAATTGGATGGAGCATCGCAGTTATGTTCTTACTGTTATTTTTTTTATAGCGGCAGCTACGGGCATTTGCTGGCTGTTCCGACTTTTGCACTTTCCTGAAACGAATCTTGTAGTTGTTTATATTTTGTCCGTATTGCTGACTGCACGTTTTACAAAAGGGTATATCTACGGCATAGCTGCCACTGTTATCGCAATCTGCACGTTCAATTATTTTTTTACCGAGCCGTATTATACCCTTTCCGTCAATGATCCAACCTATTTTGTCACCTTTGGGATCATGACCGTTACTTCCATTATCACCAGCGCCTTGACTACTAAAGTAAAACAAAATGCACTGGAGGCACGTGAAAAAGAGGCAGAGGCCAGCGCCCTGTACCAGCTTACAAGCCATCTGACCGATGCGGCAGATATTTCCGACATAGCAGCCATCACCATAAAGACCATCAGCGATATCTTAAACTGCCGTGCTGCATGCCTTTGCTTTGATGAAAGCGGCCAGCCGGAACAATGCTTTATTCAACAGAAAAATGCGAAGGAGCAAACCCGGCGGAATGTGGCGGACAAGGAAGTCCTACGGCACCGGATGGAAAATTTAAAGACAGCTTACTATGCAGGAGAAGAATTTTATGACTGGCCTATTTATGGCCGGGAAGCAATCCTTGGCATATTGCGGATTCCCAATGAAGCTGCGGAGCGAATGAGCGATGCCCAGCTTCGCCTGCTCCGTTCTATGATGGAAAGCACTGCACTTGCTATGGACCGATTCAGAAGCGCCCAGGAACGAATCCTTTCCAAGGAAGAAATCGCTCAGGAACGCTATCGCAGCAACCTGCTCCGAGCCATTTCCCACGACTTACGTACCCCTCTTTCCGGCATTATGGGAACAAGCGAAATGCTGATGGGCATGACGGATCAGGAAGACGGGCGCTATGCCTTGGCAGAGGACATTTACAAAGACGCGGACTGGCTTCACTCTCTTGTGGAGAATATTTTAGGCCTGACCCGTTTGCAGGACAGCAGGCTTGTATTGAACAAGCAAATGGAAGCCGTGGAAGAAGTGATCAGCGTTGCAGTCATGGCCATCGGAAAACGGGCGCCGGAGAGGGAAATTGCGGTTCATATTCCCGACAGCGTGATGCTTGTTCCCATGGACGCAAAGCTGATTGACCAGGTTCTTGTGAATCTTTTGGATAATGCCGTAAAACACACGCCGCCGGAAGGGGAAATCTCAGTAACTGTCATCGAAAATAAGGAAGAAGAAGCAGCTGTGTTCACCGTTGCGGACCGGGGCATGGGAATTGCCCCAGTGGATTTATCCCATGTCTTTCAGATGTTTTATACGACTCATGAAAAAGGGGCGGATTCCCAGCGGGGCGTGGGTTTAGGACTTGCTATTTGCGAATCTATAGTTAAGGCCCACGGCGGAACAATATCCGCACAAAACAGAAGGGGCGGCGGTGCGGAGTTTACCTTTACCCTGCCTTTGGAGGTTGAGAAAAATGACAAGTAA
- a CDS encoding response regulator, translating to MTSKNEMILVVEDDTQIRNFICYALKQEGFPYATASTAQNALSILVSQQIDLMLLDLGLPDFDGMEVIKKVREWSEMPIIVVSARDQDKEKAAALDSGADDYLTKPFSATELMARIRVALRHLYKIGITKTQTVLSVGGLSIDLEKHLVYLEGAVLHVTPLEYHLLTLFLRNPGKVLTTQYILKEIYGVGYGTDTQALRALMAGLRRKIEPTPAKPRYILTEIGVGYRLVDE from the coding sequence ATGACAAGTAAAAATGAAATGATCCTGGTAGTGGAGGATGATACTCAAATACGGAATTTTATCTGCTACGCCCTAAAGCAGGAAGGCTTTCCATATGCTACGGCAAGCACGGCCCAAAACGCTCTTTCCATTCTCGTATCCCAGCAGATCGATCTGATGCTCCTTGACCTTGGTCTGCCTGATTTTGACGGCATGGAGGTCATTAAAAAGGTAAGGGAATGGTCAGAAATGCCCATCATCGTTGTGTCTGCCCGGGATCAGGATAAGGAAAAAGCAGCGGCTTTGGACAGCGGCGCAGACGATTACCTGACAAAACCATTTTCTGCAACAGAGCTGATGGCCCGGATCCGTGTTGCATTGCGTCATTTATATAAAATCGGTATTACTAAGACGCAGACCGTCCTTTCTGTGGGGGGCCTGTCCATTGATCTTGAAAAGCATCTGGTATACCTGGAAGGTGCCGTACTCCATGTCACCCCTCTTGAATATCACTTACTGACACTGTTTTTAAGGAATCCAGGGAAGGTATTGACCACCCAGTACATTTTAAAGGAAATTTACGGCGTAGGATACGGAACAGATACCCAGGCGCTTCGGGCACTCATGGCCGGGCTCCGCAGAAAGATTGAGCCGACTCCGGCAAAACCAAGATACATTCTTACTGAAATAGGTGTTGGCTACCGGCTTGTAGATGAATAA
- a CDS encoding potassium channel family protein, with protein sequence MKLVLSKNFSEYCIIVGCGRLGANLANTLSDEGGNVLIIDKNKNAFRKLSPSFGGLTVTGDGTDFDVLQEAQIEKADVLVVVTNNDNVNVMIAQIAREIFKVSRVIARLYDPERECVYNEFGIDTICPAVLSAKEIDKMLSKSGNTEKADKTACELKEEIK encoded by the coding sequence ATGAAACTGGTTTTATCAAAGAATTTTTCTGAGTATTGCATTATTGTTGGATGCGGAAGGCTGGGTGCCAACCTTGCAAACACCCTGTCAGACGAGGGCGGAAACGTACTTATCATAGACAAGAACAAGAATGCCTTCCGCAAATTGTCACCTTCCTTCGGGGGACTTACCGTCACCGGTGACGGAACGGATTTTGACGTTTTACAGGAGGCGCAGATAGAAAAGGCGGACGTTCTCGTAGTCGTCACAAACAACGATAATGTCAATGTGATGATTGCACAGATCGCACGGGAAATATTTAAAGTCAGCCGTGTCATTGCACGGCTGTATGATCCTGAACGGGAATGTGTTTACAATGAATTCGGCATTGACACCATCTGTCCGGCCGTCTTGTCTGCAAAGGAAATAGACAAAATGTTGTCAAAATCAGGAAATACTGAGAAAGCAGATAAAACAGCCTGTGAGCTTAAGGAGGAAATAAAATGA
- a CDS encoding potassium channel family protein translates to MKKKVLLVGGRGKAKSLALSLIKRGYQVTAINEIYDDCLKLAEINKLTVINGDGTKPFILEDADAADCDIAIALTAKDEDNLVICELCKKRFHVKKTVSLVSDPKKTDFFYKMGIDRVVCAISAVTSIIEQQAFVEEMANIVPIGEGRIQIAEVPISGSAPVAGKKIWEISLPKEVIIGCILRSNTAMIPRGDTKILAGDVLVVISDNGQEFAAIKGLTGR, encoded by the coding sequence ATGAAAAAGAAGGTCCTGCTTGTGGGCGGCAGAGGCAAAGCAAAATCTCTCGCCCTGTCACTTATTAAGCGCGGGTATCAGGTGACCGCGATTAATGAAATTTATGATGACTGCCTGAAACTGGCCGAAATCAATAAACTGACCGTTATCAACGGAGACGGGACAAAGCCATTTATATTGGAGGACGCAGACGCAGCAGACTGTGACATTGCAATAGCTCTTACCGCAAAGGATGAAGACAATCTGGTAATCTGCGAATTGTGCAAAAAACGTTTCCACGTTAAAAAAACAGTTTCACTGGTGTCCGATCCAAAGAAAACAGACTTTTTCTACAAAATGGGGATTGACAGGGTGGTTTGTGCCATTTCTGCCGTAACGAGCATCATTGAGCAGCAGGCGTTCGTGGAGGAAATGGCAAATATCGTACCTATTGGAGAAGGGCGCATTCAGATTGCGGAAGTTCCAATTTCAGGAAGTGCCCCGGTTGCCGGCAAGAAAATTTGGGAAATCAGCCTTCCAAAGGAAGTCATCATTGGCTGCATCCTGCGGAGCAATACGGCCATGATCCCCCGTGGCGATACAAAAATACTTGCAGGGGATGTACTGGTGGTAATATCCGATAACGGCCAGGAATTCGCTGCGATCAAAGGACTGACAGGACGGTGA
- a CDS encoding TrkH family potassium uptake protein: MTRRFSDCSSCGKLMMLVGVLVATPLTVLPFYPEDVIYALSFLIPASGSIFLGTILCLFGRRDGDGGLEWRSSIQRSSLTVLFAWSWGIFIGALPFVISRQLTVLQAFFESVSGWTTTGLSVMDVTITPKIFLFHRSFMQFCGGLGFVMMMVMFVSGKQSMNLYSAEGHPDKLMPNLKKTAQTVFAMYSSFLVVGTAAYRIAGMELFDAIMHTMCALSTGGFSTRLNSIGEYNNFSIEVITIVLMLIGTTNFAVLLLLAKRKWRQFVRVSEIRFMFLLLLLFVPLTAISLSYGLGISLEQGLRKASFDIVSALSTTGYSTMSYTSWPPFAIGVLILMMLIGGGMGSTAGGIKLSRVYIMLRLAALDIRRRLTPARNVEAPYYIKAQGKTPIDASLTADTTGFAVCYLVLFLTGSLLTTVTADCGLTEGMFEFASALGTVGLSIGLTGPATGAGTLIVEMFGMIMGRLEIFIVLIALYSGVSILRQGFHKTED; this comes from the coding sequence ATGACTCGTAGATTTTCCGATTGCTCCAGCTGCGGGAAGCTTATGATGCTGGTAGGAGTGCTGGTAGCCACTCCTCTGACGGTCCTGCCCTTCTATCCCGAAGATGTTATCTATGCGCTGTCCTTTCTGATTCCTGCAAGCGGTTCAATTTTTTTAGGCACAATTTTATGTTTATTCGGAAGAAGGGATGGCGACGGCGGACTTGAATGGAGATCTTCCATACAGCGCAGCAGTCTTACTGTATTATTTGCATGGTCTTGGGGTATTTTTATCGGCGCCCTTCCATTTGTCATCAGCCGTCAGCTAACCGTTTTGCAGGCCTTTTTTGAGTCTGTAAGCGGCTGGACGACAACAGGACTTTCTGTAATGGATGTTACAATAACGCCGAAAATCTTTTTATTTCACCGGAGCTTTATGCAGTTTTGCGGAGGTCTTGGGTTTGTGATGATGATGGTTATGTTCGTATCAGGGAAACAGTCCATGAACTTATATAGCGCGGAGGGACACCCTGACAAGCTCATGCCCAACCTTAAAAAGACTGCGCAGACGGTTTTTGCCATGTACAGCAGCTTTCTGGTTGTGGGGACGGCTGCATACCGGATTGCCGGAATGGAGCTGTTTGATGCTATCATGCACACCATGTGCGCATTGTCAACCGGAGGATTCTCAACACGGCTCAACAGCATAGGAGAATACAACAATTTTTCCATAGAGGTCATAACGATTGTCCTGATGCTGATCGGAACCACGAATTTTGCCGTATTGCTTCTGCTGGCTAAACGGAAATGGAGGCAGTTCGTCCGTGTCAGCGAAATCCGGTTTATGTTCCTGCTATTACTCCTATTTGTACCGCTTACAGCGATCTCCCTCTCATACGGTCTTGGAATCAGCCTTGAACAGGGCTTACGCAAGGCGTCATTCGACATCGTGTCCGCCCTTTCCACTACCGGATATTCCACCATGAGCTATACGTCATGGCCGCCCTTTGCAATAGGCGTTCTCATTCTGATGATGCTCATCGGCGGCGGTATGGGTTCGACGGCCGGTGGTATAAAACTGTCCCGGGTTTATATAATGCTTCGGCTTGCAGCCCTGGACATACGCAGAAGGCTTACTCCCGCCCGAAATGTTGAAGCTCCTTACTATATAAAGGCCCAGGGCAAAACACCCATTGATGCCTCCCTTACTGCAGATACAACAGGATTCGCCGTCTGCTATCTGGTTTTATTCCTTACAGGATCATTGCTTACCACGGTCACGGCGGACTGCGGACTAACAGAAGGAATGTTTGAGTTTGCGTCCGCACTGGGGACTGTGGGCCTGTCAATCGGCCTCACCGGACCTGCAACCGGCGCCGGTACCCTGATTGTAGAAATGTTTGGTATGATAATGGGACGGCTTGAAATATTTATAGTGTTGATAGCGCTTTATTCCGGTGTGAGCATTTTGCGCCAGGGTTTTCACAAAACAGAGGATTGA
- a CDS encoding methyltransferase family protein codes for MIYPIGVCLLITCFYTGYFMKQILLRKKGIHTNRLAKGRKPSKTSAVETALLAATYGIAVIQYASVFFSRFLLTLSFPVCVRRIGIALTGGGVIFFILAILSMRDSWRAGVDETQKTSIVTGGIYKVSRNPAFVGFDMLYLGTALALPNLILLVASVIGILLLHFQILEEEKYLPQAFGDEYWQYRNRTPRYFLFF; via the coding sequence ATGATTTATCCGATCGGTGTATGTTTGTTAATAACCTGTTTTTACACTGGATATTTTATGAAACAGATCCTTCTTCGGAAAAAGGGCATTCATACAAACCGGCTGGCAAAGGGCCGGAAGCCTTCAAAAACATCTGCCGTAGAAACGGCTCTGCTTGCAGCAACCTATGGCATTGCAGTCATCCAGTATGCAAGTGTTTTCTTTTCCCGATTCCTCCTTACACTTTCATTCCCTGTATGTGTACGACGGATCGGAATAGCGCTTACGGGAGGCGGAGTCATTTTCTTTATACTGGCCATTCTCTCCATGCGTGACAGCTGGCGGGCAGGGGTGGATGAGACTCAAAAGACTTCCATAGTCACCGGCGGCATATACAAGGTCAGCAGAAATCCTGCCTTTGTGGGCTTTGATATGTTGTACCTTGGTACTGCCCTTGCACTCCCAAACCTGATCCTCCTGGTTGCGTCGGTCATTGGCATCCTGCTGCTGCATTTTCAGATTTTGGAGGAGGAAAAATATTTACCACAGGCCTTTGGAGATGAATATTGGCAGTACAGGAACCGCACACCACGGTATTTTCTGTTTTTTTAA
- a CDS encoding cation:proton antiporter — MLYSLAIMVLCGMILSGTMQKLKLPGLVGMLLTGIVLGPNALNLIAPELLNVSADLRQIALIVILTRAGLALDIKDLKRVGRPAILMCFIPATFEITATTIFAPMFFPVSHLEAAIMGTVLGAVSPAVIVPKMLKLMEHGYGREKSIPQLIMAGASVDDIYVIVLFTSFMGMYQGSSFDAVSLFKIPAAIVTGLMAGILLGLVLVMLFQRIHMRDTAKILILLSTAFLLISLETAIKKYVPMSGLLAVMSLGGTILKKNDILAKRLSGKFSKIWVAAELMLFILVGATVDISYAAKAGFMAVALIFLALAIRICGVFVCLVKTPISPKERLFCAIAYLPKATVQAAIGGLPLAAGVAAGNTILTVAVLAILITAPLGAMGVDSTYQRLLAGNDVQGKFPMPDKQ, encoded by the coding sequence ATGCTTTACAGTCTTGCAATCATGGTTCTTTGCGGCATGATATTGAGCGGAACCATGCAGAAATTAAAACTCCCCGGTCTTGTGGGCATGCTTCTGACCGGCATTGTGTTAGGACCTAATGCCCTGAATCTCATTGCGCCGGAGCTATTGAATGTTTCTGCCGATTTAAGACAAATTGCCCTGATCGTGATTCTCACAAGGGCAGGACTTGCGCTGGATATAAAGGATTTGAAAAGGGTCGGACGCCCGGCAATCCTTATGTGTTTTATCCCGGCAACCTTTGAAATAACTGCCACTACTATTTTTGCTCCTATGTTCTTCCCTGTTTCTCATTTAGAAGCAGCCATCATGGGAACCGTACTGGGAGCCGTTTCCCCGGCAGTTATCGTCCCCAAAATGTTAAAGCTGATGGAACATGGCTACGGCAGGGAAAAAAGCATTCCACAGCTTATCATGGCCGGAGCGTCCGTAGATGATATCTACGTAATTGTCCTTTTTACATCATTTATGGGCATGTACCAGGGAAGCAGCTTCGATGCTGTAAGCCTTTTTAAAATACCTGCCGCCATTGTAACAGGTTTAATGGCGGGAATTTTACTTGGTCTTGTTTTGGTGATGCTGTTTCAAAGAATCCACATGCGGGATACCGCCAAAATTTTAATTTTATTAAGCACAGCGTTCCTGCTGATTTCTCTTGAAACGGCGATCAAAAAGTACGTGCCTATGTCCGGTTTGCTGGCTGTTATGTCTTTAGGCGGAACCATTTTAAAGAAGAATGATATTTTAGCAAAGCGCCTGTCAGGCAAATTCTCCAAAATCTGGGTGGCTGCGGAATTGATGCTGTTCATACTGGTTGGCGCAACCGTGGATATAAGCTATGCGGCAAAGGCCGGATTTATGGCTGTGGCTCTTATCTTTCTTGCCCTGGCAATCCGGATATGCGGGGTATTTGTCTGCCTTGTCAAAACTCCGATAAGTCCAAAAGAGCGTTTGTTTTGTGCGATTGCCTATTTACCCAAGGCAACCGTACAGGCAGCAATCGGCGGACTTCCTTTGGCGGCTGGAGTTGCCGCCGGAAATACCATTTTGACCGTTGCGGTTTTAGCGATCCTGATCACCGCCCCCCTTGGAGCCATGGGTGTGGATTCCACTTATCAAAGGCTCCTTGCAGGAAATGACGTCCAAGGGAAATTCCCTATGCCAGACAAACAATAA
- a CDS encoding helix-turn-helix domain-containing protein yields the protein MILAEKITALRKKVGWSQEELAYQMGVSRQSVSKWESGTSIPDLERILKLSQVFGVSTDYLLKEEIETAPTAVTQESDRDEEYKMVSLETANEFMEIKIRGAKKVASAVAAYILSPLVLIFLGGLSEFKENYISEGMAGGFGVVVLLLIAGIATVFFVTYGLKMQPYEYLENEVFRLEYGVEGIVRKRMAEYEGTYRIYNAAGVFLCIICALPLLIAVAFGSSYFVYVMCVEVLLVIIACAVFLFIVAGEKKGCFQMLLQEEEYGIEKKLEKKRTEHLNAIYWSTITAVYLGISFLTKNWGKTWIIWPCAGIMYVAVQAIAAALKNKKMKD from the coding sequence GTGATTTTAGCAGAAAAAATTACTGCATTGCGTAAGAAGGTAGGATGGTCTCAGGAGGAGCTGGCTTATCAAATGGGGGTATCAAGACAGTCTGTATCCAAATGGGAGTCTGGAACTTCAATTCCTGATTTGGAACGTATTTTAAAGCTTAGCCAGGTATTCGGTGTCAGCACGGATTATTTATTAAAAGAAGAGATTGAGACAGCTCCGACAGCTGTTACGCAGGAGTCTGACCGTGATGAGGAATATAAGATGGTTTCCCTTGAAACGGCCAATGAATTTATGGAGATCAAGATCCGGGGAGCAAAAAAAGTGGCTTCTGCTGTAGCAGCTTATATTTTGTCTCCGCTGGTTCTGATTTTTCTTGGAGGATTATCAGAATTCAAGGAGAACTATATCAGTGAAGGCATGGCAGGAGGATTTGGAGTGGTTGTATTGCTGCTGATCGCTGGAATAGCCACAGTGTTTTTTGTTACGTACGGATTGAAAATGCAGCCTTATGAATATTTGGAAAATGAAGTCTTTCGCCTTGAATATGGGGTGGAAGGGATTGTGCGGAAAAGGATGGCAGAATATGAAGGTACCTATAGAATCTATAATGCGGCAGGTGTTTTCCTGTGTATTATATGCGCTTTGCCTTTGCTGATAGCTGTTGCATTCGGCAGTTCATACTTTGTATATGTCATGTGTGTAGAGGTCCTGCTGGTCATAATAGCCTGTGCCGTATTTTTATTTATAGTTGCTGGAGAGAAAAAGGGCTGCTTTCAGATGCTGCTGCAAGAGGAGGAATACGGGATCGAGAAAAAACTGGAAAAGAAACGGACAGAGCACTTAAATGCAATCTATTGGAGTACTATTACTGCAGTGTATCTGGGTATCAGCTTTTTAACGAAAAATTGGGGAAAGACCTGGATCATCTGGCCTTGCGCAGGAATCATGTATGTGGCTGTTCAGGCGATTGCCGCTGCCCTTAAAAATAAGAAAATGAAGGATTAA
- a CDS encoding LysR family transcriptional regulator substrate-binding protein, with product MHNDCIIFSTSKKEKITLNDLSNTNLLLAESYCSYRNEINKHFSSSGIPLKSMIQINDGRTIIQFVQAGIGCSILPVAAIEPVPDRTVRRNLANTDFGLIIGIIRRNDQLDQSSERFYNELFCELKASRI from the coding sequence ATGCATAATGATTGCATTATTTTTTCCACTTCTAAAAAAGAAAAGATTACACTGAATGATTTAAGTAATACGAATTTACTTCTTGCGGAATCATACTGTTCTTATCGGAATGAGATTAACAAGCATTTTAGTTCTTCAGGCATACCACTAAAATCTATGATACAAATAAATGATGGCAGGACAATTATACAATTTGTTCAGGCTGGTATAGGCTGTTCAATTCTGCCTGTAGCCGCGATAGAACCAGTGCCTGATAGGACCGTTAGAAGAAATTTAGCTAATACAGATTTCGGTTTAATTATAGGGATTATCCGTAGAAACGATCAGTTAGATCAATCTTCTGAGCGGTTTTATAATGAACTTTTCTGTGAATTAAAAGCCTCTCGCATATAA
- the guaA gene encoding glutamine-hydrolyzing GMP synthase, protein MKREMIIVLDFGGQYNQLIARRVRECNVYCEVHPYTLSLEKIKEMNPKGIIFTGGPNSVYKEESPRCEKEIFDMGIPILGICYGSQLMAYMLDGKVATAPVSEYGKTEVDVKADSKILEKVSSKTVCWMSHTDYIEEAPEGFRITAHTPVCPVAGMEWEERGLYAVQFHPEVMHTQEGVKMLSNFVYNVCKCSGDWKMDSFVESSIATIREKVGDGKVLCALSGGVDSSVAAVMLAKAVGKQLTCVFVDHGLLRKNEGDEVEAVFGPAGPYDLNFIRVNAQDRFYGKLAGVEDPETKRKIIGEEFIRVFEDEAKKIGKVDFFVQGTIYPDVIESGLGKSAVIKSHHNVGGLPEHVDFKEIIEPLRLLFKDEVRKAGLELGIPEYLVYRQPFPGPGLGVRIIGAVTPEKVRIVQEADAIYREEIAKAGVDKGLGQYFAALTNMRSVGCMGDERTYDYAIALRAVLTSDFMTAESAELPWEVLGTVTRRIVNEVKGVNRVLYDCTGKPPATIEFE, encoded by the coding sequence GTGAAGAGAGAAATGATTATCGTTCTGGATTTCGGCGGACAATACAATCAGTTGATTGCCAGAAGGGTCAGAGAATGCAACGTTTACTGTGAGGTCCATCCCTACACGCTGTCATTGGAAAAGATTAAGGAAATGAATCCCAAAGGAATCATTTTTACAGGTGGCCCAAACAGCGTATATAAGGAGGAGTCCCCTCGCTGTGAGAAGGAAATCTTTGATATGGGAATCCCGATTCTGGGAATCTGCTATGGTTCTCAGTTAATGGCATATATGCTGGACGGCAAGGTTGCCACAGCACCTGTCAGTGAATACGGAAAGACGGAAGTTGACGTGAAGGCTGACAGTAAGATTTTAGAAAAGGTAAGTTCCAAGACCGTCTGCTGGATGAGTCATACGGATTATATTGAGGAGGCTCCGGAAGGATTCCGCATCACAGCCCATACTCCCGTTTGCCCGGTTGCCGGTATGGAATGGGAGGAGCGGGGCCTTTATGCAGTACAGTTCCATCCTGAAGTTATGCATACCCAGGAAGGTGTTAAGATGCTTTCCAATTTTGTATATAATGTCTGCAAGTGTTCCGGTGACTGGAAGATGGATTCCTTTGTGGAGTCTTCCATTGCAACCATCAGGGAAAAGGTTGGAGACGGCAAGGTGCTATGTGCTTTATCCGGCGGAGTAGATTCTTCCGTAGCTGCCGTTATGCTGGCCAAAGCGGTGGGAAAGCAGCTGACCTGTGTGTTTGTTGACCACGGCCTTTTACGTAAAAACGAGGGAGACGAGGTAGAAGCTGTATTTGGACCGGCTGGGCCTTATGATTTGAATTTTATCCGCGTGAATGCTCAGGACCGTTTTTATGGCAAGCTGGCAGGTGTGGAAGATCCTGAAACCAAACGTAAGATCATTGGCGAAGAATTTATCCGCGTCTTCGAGGATGAGGCGAAGAAAATCGGAAAAGTGGATTTCTTTGTACAAGGAACCATTTATCCGGACGTAATCGAATCCGGTCTTGGAAAGTCAGCGGTGATCAAGTCCCATCACAATGTGGGAGGACTCCCTGAGCATGTGGATTTTAAAGAGATCATTGAGCCTTTGAGACTTCTTTTTAAGGATGAAGTACGGAAGGCGGGCCTGGAGCTGGGCATTCCGGAGTATCTGGTTTACCGTCAGCCGTTTCCGGGTCCTGGACTTGGGGTCAGGATCATAGGTGCTGTCACTCCTGAGAAGGTAAGGATCGTTCAGGAGGCGGATGCCATTTACAGAGAAGAGATTGCCAAGGCTGGTGTTGATAAAGGACTGGGACAGTATTTTGCGGCATTGACCAATATGCGCTCTGTTGGCTGCATGGGAGATGAAAGAACTTATGATTATGCCATTGCCTTAAGAGCGGTGCTTACCTCTGACTTTATGACGGCTGAATCGGCAGAACTGCCCTGGGAAGTATTGGGGACAGTGACCAGAAGGATTGTGAATGAAGTAAAAGGCGTGAACCGGGTGCTTTATGATTGTACTGGGAAGCCGCCGGCTACGATTGAATTTGAATAG